The Gloeobacter morelensis MG652769 genome contains the following window.
CCTGTTCGTGACGCTCCAGGGCTGCAACCAGGATCTGCTCGTCGGCGTACCCTGCTTGCGACAGGGAGTCGATCGCCTGGCGGGCCGCCGTTTCCTCAGCAAAGGCGCCGGCAAGTACGCTGCCGGCCGACACCCCTTCGTTGGCGGGGGCCGGGTTGATTCCGCTACCAGTGACGTTCATGGGATTTCCTCTTAAGACCCTATAATTCCCGCAGCTTCCATCAGGACCGGCACGGGTGTTCTTCCACTCTGGCGGCTGCCGAGGGACAGCACACCCTTCCCCGGGCGGATTGTGAGTGCGTTACCGGAACAGGCCTGCAAAAGTTAAGCTTTTAGATGTAGGGATTCTGGCTGTACCGACCGGCGGCCATCTATTTTGAGCGTTTTCCGATGAGCGAACCGACCATCGACCGCAGAGTGGATTTGCACACCTTCTGGGAGGGCGCTCCCGAGCCGGCGCCGGACACAACCGTCCCTGCCGCTGCCCCGGCCAGTGGCAAAGGATATCTCGACTACACAGACCGCTTCGCGGAGCGCCACATCGGGCCGGACGGGCGGGAGGTGGAGCACATGCTGGCCGCGTTGGGCTTCGAGTCGATCGATGCGCTCATCGATTGCGCCGTCCCCGCCCAGATTCGCCTGGAACGGCCTTTGCAGCTGTCGGCGGGCCTCAGTGAACACGAGGTGCTGGTGCGCCTGGGGGCGATTGCCGCTCAAAACCAGGTGTTCCGCTCGTTCATCGGTATGGGCTACGCCGAGTGCATTACCCCGCCGGTCATCCAGCGCAACATCCTCGAGAACCCCGGCTGGTACACCCAGTACACGCCCTACCAGGCCGAGATCGCCCAGGGCCGCCTCGAAGCGCTCCTCAATTTCCAGACGATGGTCATCGACCTTACCGGTCTTGAGATCGCCAACGCTTCGCTGCTCGATGAAGGTACCGCCGCCGCCGAGGCGATGGCGATGAGCTTCGGACTCAAAGCCAAAGGCGGGGCCAAGCGCTTTTTCGTCTCCGAGCGCTGCCATCCCCAGACGATCGCGGTCGTGCAGACCCGCGCCCTGCCCCTGGGTATCGACGTGGTTGTAGGCGATCATCATAGGTTCGATTTCGAGGCGCAGCCTTGCTTTGGCGCCCTGGTGCAGTACCCGGCTACCGACGGGGCGCTGTTCGACTACCGCGATTTTGTCGAAGCGGCCCATCGGGCGGGGGCACTGGTGACCGTGGCGGCGGACTTGCTGAGCCTGGCACTGCTGGTGCCGCCGGGCGAATTCGGCGCCGACATCGCCGTGGGCAATACCCAGCGCTTCGGGGTGCCGATGGGCTACGGCGGTCCCCACGCCGCCTACTTCGCCACCCGCGACACCTACAAGCGCCAGCTCCCCGGCCGCATCGTCGGGGTCTCCACCGACGTCCACGGCAAGCGGGCCTTGCGCCTGGCATTGCAGACGCGCGAGCAGCACATCCGCCGCGACAAAGCGACCAGCAACATCTGCACCGCCCAGGTGCTGCTGGCGGTCATCGCCGGGATGTACGCGGTCTACCACGGTCCGGTAGGCCTGCGGCGTATCGCTGAGCGCATTTACCGCCTGGCGCGCACCCTCGCCGCCGGACTGGTGCGCCTGGGCCACCGGGTGGGCGAACCGTACTTCGACACCCTGCGCGTGGAGCTAGACGGCCTCGACGCCCGAAGCGTTGTCGAGCGAGCCGAGGCGCGCCGGATCAACGTGCGGGTGCTGGATGGCCAGACTATCGGTGTGAGCCTCGATGAAGCGACTTCAAGCCGGGATCTCGAAGATCTGATTGCGATCTTTGCCCTGGAGGGCGAACCGGATTTTACGGTGGCCGCCCTGGCTGCCGGGATCGGCCAGGCGCCGGCGCCGGAAGGTTTTGGACGCCAGAGCGCCTACCTCACCCATCCGGTCTTCAACCGCTACCACTCCGAGACGGAATTGTTGCGCTATATGCGTCGGCTCGAAAGCCGGGATCTGTCGCTCACCACGTCGATGATCCCGCTTGGTTCGTGCACGATGAAGCTCAACGCTACCGCCGAGATGCTGCCGGTGAGCTGGCCCGAGTTTGCGAAGCTCCATCCGTTTGTGCCGCTTGCGCAGGCGCGCGGCTACCAGCTGCTCTTTGAGCAGCTGGAGGCGGCCCTGGCGGAGATCACCGGCTTTGCGGCGGTCTCGCTGCAGCCCAACGCCGGATCCCAGGGCGAGTACAGCGGCCTTTTGGTCATCCGGGCCTACCACGAAAGCCGCGGCGAGGGGCACCGCGACGTATGCTTGATTCCCCAGTCGGCCCACGGCACCAACCCGGCCTCGGCGGTGATGGCGGGGCTGAAGGTGGTGCCGGTGGCCTGCGACGATCAGGGCAACATCGACGTGGCCGATCTGGAGGCCAAGGCGGCGACCCACGCCGGGCGGCTCGCCGCCTTGATGGTCACCTACCCTTCGACCCACGGCGTCTTCGAAGAAGCGATCGCGCGCATCTGTGAGATCGTCCACGGGCGCGGCGGCCAGGTCTACATGGACGGCGCCAACCTCAACGCCCAGGTGGGGCTATGCCGCCCGGGCGATTTTGGCGCCGATGTCTGCCACCTCAACTTGCACAAGACCTTTTGCATTCCCCACGGCGGCGGCGGCCCCGGCATGGGTCCTATCGGTGTGGCAAGCCACCTGGCCGCCTTTTTGCCCCGCCATCCGGTCGTAGGCCAGGTAGGAGGACACTCGGGCATCGGGGCGGTGGCCGCTGCTCCCTGGGGCAGCGCCAGCATTCTGACCATCTCCTGGGTGTATATCTTCCTGATGGGCGGAACCGGGCTCACCGAGGCGACGAAAGTAGCGATCTTGAATGCCAACTACATCGCCCACCGCCTGGCGCCCCACTACCCGGTGCTCTACAAGGGCGCGGGCGGCCTGGTGGCCCACGAGTGCATCCTGGATCTGCGCAAGCTCAAGAGTTCCGCCGGTATCGAGGTGGACGATGTCGCCAAGCGGCTGATGGACTACGGCTTTCACGCGCCCACGGTCTCCTGGCCGGTGGCAGGCACGATCATGATCGAGCCCACCGAGAGCGAATCGCTCGAAGAGCTTGATCGCTTTTGCGAGGCACTCATCGCCATCCGCCACGAAATCGCGGCCATCGAGCGCGGCGAGGCCCATCGCACCGACAACCCGCTCAAAAACGCCCCCCACACGGCCTCGTCGCTGCTGTCCGACCGCTGGGATCACTCCTACAGCCGCCACCAGGCCGCCTATCCGGCCGCCTGGCTGCAGGAGCACAAATTCTGGCCGACGGTCGGGCGCATCGACAACGTCTACGGCGATCGCAACCTGGTGTGCTCCTGTCCGCCGATGGCGGCTTACGCCCAGGACGGCAACACTGACCGCTCTGCCGCTTCTTGATCTAGATGGGAAGCAGGCCGGGAATCGATACGTACTACGGTACGATTCTGAATGCCTGCTCCAAAGTTTGCTGATGGCATCGCAGCACCCATGTCCAACCCCAAAAAGATAAAAGCTTACGCGGTCCTTGATGGCGGCGGCGTCAAAGGCGCGGCGCTGGCGGGTTGTCTGGCCGCCGCCGAAGAGCGGGGTGTTGAATTTATTGGTTTTGGGGGCACCTCCGCGGGCAGTATCGTGGCCCTGCTCGCCTGCATCGGCTACAGCGGCAGCAAACTCAAGCAAATCATGACCGAAGAAGTCAAGTTCACCGACTTCCTGGACGACGCGGGCAAAAAGCTCAACAAACTCAAAGGCAAAATCGCCTCTGCGGAGACCGCCTGGCAGCCTGTCTCCGCTTTTTTCTACTGGCAGGTTTTTAACTCTTTTAAAAGGGAACTGGGTTTATACAATGCCCAGAAGCTCAAAGAATTTCTACTCCAAAAAATCAAATCTCAACTGCCTGCGCTGGAGTTGGAAGCCGATATTTCTTTCTACCAGTTAAATCAGCTGAAGCGTCCCCTACTCAAGATCGTCTCTTCGGATTTGCGAACCAAGGGACCGCTGGTCTACTCCGGTCAGGGCGGCGACGAGCAGAGCGGTTCTGTACTCGATGCTGTCCGCGCTTCGATGAGCTATCCGTTTGTTTTCAAACCGGTGCAAGTCAACGATCGCTATCTGGTGGACGGCGGTTTGAGCAGCAACCTGCCTGTTTTTCTCTTCGAGAAGGAACGCCGCGATGAACTCATCCCAGTGTTCGCCTTTGACCTGGTCGCCCCCCACAGCGAGCCCGGGCAGGAATACGGCATCAAACAGTTCGGGCTCGACATGATCTCTACGGCTCTCGAATCTAACGATTTTTTGATGCGCAAGGTGATTCCCAAGACCATCTACTACATTCCGGTGTCCATTCCCAAGGACATCGGTACCCTGGATTTTGGGCTTTCCAAAGAGAGGCGCATCGAACTGTACAACGCCGGATACGTGGCCACCACGACGTTTTTTAACAGCAACCTCCCCCAACTCGATCAGGCCACCACCTCCGTGGAAGCTTTGCAGGCGCTGTATATCCCGCCCACCATCGTCACCCCGCTGCTGATGGTGATTGCCCGGCAGTTCCAGGAACATACCGGTGCCACGAACGTGCGGGCGAACCTGATGCTGCCCACCGACCGGAGTACTCTGCTGGTTGTCTACCAGTTCGCAATGGACAACGACCCGGATAGCGATCTGGAGTTGCCCTTGGGTACCGGCTCCTGCGGCCGGGCCTGGCAGGAGCGCGACATTGTCGCCACCGACTTGCTGGCCGCCCGACAGGACGGGATGTCGAAAGCC
Protein-coding sequences here:
- the gcvP gene encoding aminomethyl-transferring glycine dehydrogenase produces the protein MSEPTIDRRVDLHTFWEGAPEPAPDTTVPAAAPASGKGYLDYTDRFAERHIGPDGREVEHMLAALGFESIDALIDCAVPAQIRLERPLQLSAGLSEHEVLVRLGAIAAQNQVFRSFIGMGYAECITPPVIQRNILENPGWYTQYTPYQAEIAQGRLEALLNFQTMVIDLTGLEIANASLLDEGTAAAEAMAMSFGLKAKGGAKRFFVSERCHPQTIAVVQTRALPLGIDVVVGDHHRFDFEAQPCFGALVQYPATDGALFDYRDFVEAAHRAGALVTVAADLLSLALLVPPGEFGADIAVGNTQRFGVPMGYGGPHAAYFATRDTYKRQLPGRIVGVSTDVHGKRALRLALQTREQHIRRDKATSNICTAQVLLAVIAGMYAVYHGPVGLRRIAERIYRLARTLAAGLVRLGHRVGEPYFDTLRVELDGLDARSVVERAEARRINVRVLDGQTIGVSLDEATSSRDLEDLIAIFALEGEPDFTVAALAAGIGQAPAPEGFGRQSAYLTHPVFNRYHSETELLRYMRRLESRDLSLTTSMIPLGSCTMKLNATAEMLPVSWPEFAKLHPFVPLAQARGYQLLFEQLEAALAEITGFAAVSLQPNAGSQGEYSGLLVIRAYHESRGEGHRDVCLIPQSAHGTNPASAVMAGLKVVPVACDDQGNIDVADLEAKAATHAGRLAALMVTYPSTHGVFEEAIARICEIVHGRGGQVYMDGANLNAQVGLCRPGDFGADVCHLNLHKTFCIPHGGGGPGMGPIGVASHLAAFLPRHPVVGQVGGHSGIGAVAAAPWGSASILTISWVYIFLMGGTGLTEATKVAILNANYIAHRLAPHYPVLYKGAGGLVAHECILDLRKLKSSAGIEVDDVAKRLMDYGFHAPTVSWPVAGTIMIEPTESESLEELDRFCEALIAIRHEIAAIERGEAHRTDNPLKNAPHTASSLLSDRWDHSYSRHQAAYPAAWLQEHKFWPTVGRIDNVYGDRNLVCSCPPMAAYAQDGNTDRSAAS
- a CDS encoding patatin-like phospholipase family protein, with the protein product MSNPKKIKAYAVLDGGGVKGAALAGCLAAAEERGVEFIGFGGTSAGSIVALLACIGYSGSKLKQIMTEEVKFTDFLDDAGKKLNKLKGKIASAETAWQPVSAFFYWQVFNSFKRELGLYNAQKLKEFLLQKIKSQLPALELEADISFYQLNQLKRPLLKIVSSDLRTKGPLVYSGQGGDEQSGSVLDAVRASMSYPFVFKPVQVNDRYLVDGGLSSNLPVFLFEKERRDELIPVFAFDLVAPHSEPGQEYGIKQFGLDMISTALESNDFLMRKVIPKTIYYIPVSIPKDIGTLDFGLSKERRIELYNAGYVATTTFFNSNLPQLDQATTSVEALQALYIPPTIVTPLLMVIARQFQEHTGATNVRANLMLPTDRSTLLVVYQFAMDNDPDSDLELPLGTGSCGRAWQERDIVATDLLAARQDGMSKALQNRVRRDRKAVLSVPIFEWTPTAQPRTELDRIGVLSVDTDASLDATGWVREHKRYVNDTALSWSAILAKLLDKG